From the genome of Thermaerobacter marianensis DSM 12885:
CGTCCCTTCCGTCACCGCCGCTTCCGGCGCCGCCCGCGGCCCAGACCCGGCGGGGGCATCCGCGCGGCCCGGGCCCCGGGCCCCCCGGGCGAAGCCCGCACAGGCGGCGACCAGCGCTGCGGCCAGAGCCGCCCCCGCCGCCCGGCCGGGGCCGACCAGCTCCGGCGGCAGGGCTTCCAAGGCGAGGCGGGTGGCCGGCAGGGTGAGGCTGAACAGGGCCACGGCCCCAAGTCCCAGGGCGGCACCCAGGAGGCTGGCGGCGGGGAGGGGACGGCCCGTGGGCGGGCCGGGACGGTCCGCAGCCCACGGGCCGGGGCGCTGCCGGCCGCGGCCGGGCCCGCCCAGCGCCCGCCGGCCGGGGGCCTGCCCACCGGTGGGGTGCCGGCCGGGCGCCTGCCTACCGGCGTGCGGCCGGCCGGGGCCGGGGAAGGGATCGCCTGGGCGGTCGTGCAGGGAGCAGCCGCGCGCCAGCGCACCTTCCCGGGCCTGCGGAAGGCCGCCCAGCCATCGCCGAGGCCAGGATTGGCTTCGTACGGGGCCTGGAAGCCCGATCGGGCCGAGGCCTTGCCGCGGTGCGCCCACGGGTCACCCACCCCACCGGCCCGGGGACGGGACCTGCCGGCTGCGGGCCGGTATCCCACCCTACGCCGCGGGGCGGTGGGGCGTGCGCCCCGGCGCTTCCCTTGGGCGGATGCCCCGGGGCCCAGCGGGCCGCGGGTGCAGGGCAGGCGGAAGACCGTGCCCGGCGGGCCCGGGTTCAGGGGGACCCGGGCCCGCCGGTTCAGCGCCGCACGGAGGTGGGGGCCGGCCTCCTCGGAACGGTGCAGGTCGGTCCGGGCCGCGGCCAGGTCGACGGGGACGCCCGGCAGCTGCAAGGTGGCCAGGGGCGGGACGACCGCGTTGGCCTCGATACGGCGGATGTGCCCGCGCGGCGCCGCCCCCCTTTCCGCCTTCGGAAGGGAAGCGAGCCCGGGCCCAGGTTTCTTCGTTGCCACCCCTGGGACGGCGGGTTCAGCCGGCCTGCTGGCACCCGCTGCAGTAGCCGTACACCTCGAAGGTGTGGCCCAGCACCCGGAAGCCCGGATCCTGGGAAGGGACGGCCTGCAGGGTGGCGGTGGGGCACCACTCGACGCAGAAGGACTTCCCGCAGACCACGCAGACGAAGTGGTGATGGTGGCGGTCGTCGCCCTGGTACTCGAAGCGGGTGCCGTCCCGCCCCTGCAGGTTCACCGGGCTGACCAGCCCGCAGCGGGTCAGCACCGTCAGATTGCGGTAGACGGTGTCCACGCTGACGCGGGGGTGGCGGGCGCGGACGGCGTCGGTCACCTCCCGGGCCGTGACGGGACGCCCCGCGCCCATCACCGCCTTGAGGATCTCCAGCCGCTGGGGCGTCACCTTCAGGCCCCGCTCCTTCAGCCGCTGGACCGCCCGCTGAAAGCTCACGTCCCACACCCCCAAGCTCTCCCCTTCAGACCGCCAGGGCGGCAGAAACCCGGAAGATTCCGAACTGAAGCCTCCGGCAATCCTGCTTAGAATCTATCCTTGTGGGCGAAGGGTGTCAAAACCGCGCAAGCCGTTCCTCCAGGTCTCCGGGTCTCCGGGTCCGGTGCTGCCGGCGGTGCCGGCCGGGCGCCGGGCGGCTCCCTTGACAGCGCCGCCGCTGGCCGTCTATTACTAATTAGGAATATTACGATTCACGACCTGCCGGTTCGCATTCCGTGAACCCAGGTCGGGGCGCAGGGGAGGCGGTCGCCGTGGCGGCGGTGCGGGAGGAACGGGCCAGGCAAAGCACGGTCGGGGGGACGGCCGGTCCGGAACGGCCCGGGGCGCCCGCCGTCGTCGAGCTGGCGGATGTCGCCTTCGCCTATGGCCCCGAGCCGGTGCTGGAGGGCGTCTCCTTGACGGTGCGGCGCGGCGAGTTCCTGGGGCTGGTGGGACCCAACGGCTCGGGCAAGACCACGCTCCTGCGCATCCTCCTCGGCCTGGAGGAGCCCACCCGCGGCCGCGCCCGCCTGTTCGGCCAGGACGTGCGGTCGTTCCGCCAGTGGTGGCGGGTGGGCTACGTGCCCCAGCGACCGGCGGCCCTGGCGGGTGGTTTCCCCGCCACGGTGGAAGAGGTTGTTGCCACGGGCCTGGTGGCCGCCGGCGGGCGCCCGGGTCATGGTCCGGCGCCGGGGACCCGCACGGGGCGTCCGGCGCACCGGCCCGGGCCGAGTGCCGGGGGCCGGCCGGCACCCCGCTCC
Proteins encoded in this window:
- a CDS encoding metal ABC transporter ATP-binding protein; the protein is MAAVREERARQSTVGGTAGPERPGAPAVVELADVAFAYGPEPVLEGVSLTVRRGEFLGLVGPNGSGKTTLLRILLGLEEPTRGRARLFGQDVRSFRQWWRVGYVPQRPAALAGGFPATVEEVVATGLVAAGGRPGHGPAPGTRTGRPAHRPGPSAGGRPAPRSPREALALVGLEHLARRPIGRLSGGQQQRVFLARALVSRPELLVLDEPLEGVDAATQDRFYRLVRELREREGLTVIMVSHDIGVVSAEVTTLACLNRRLFFHGAPEQLEPGAMAELYGFPVTTVHHRH
- a CDS encoding Fur family transcriptional regulator, with the translated sequence MSFQRAVQRLKERGLKVTPQRLEILKAVMGAGRPVTAREVTDAVRARHPRVSVDTVYRNLTVLTRCGLVSPVNLQGRDGTRFEYQGDDRHHHHFVCVVCGKSFCVEWCPTATLQAVPSQDPGFRVLGHTFEVYGYCSGCQQAG